From Malaya genurostris strain Urasoe2022 chromosome 2, Malgen_1.1, whole genome shotgun sequence:
ATGTATCCCAATCGTACCATGTCCCGACAGCAGTCCGTCATGTTTTGTCGGTAGATTGCCTCCATGCCACCAGAACCGAAGCTTTTGCTTACATCGAATCCGGTCTCAACTTGTTCAGCCCATTTTTCCAAATCGGGCACATCTTCGTTCTTGGTGTTTATGATTGGGAGCCCTATGGTGGCCATAATCAGGCCAATGCGACCGAAACGGAGCAGCTGCTGGTCGAATGCCTTCCGAGGAAATAGACGCTCCGGATCGGATCCAAGCCGTCGCATAAAATCCGTCAGGGTGCGATGGTAGAAGTCCAACAACTGGTCGTAGTGTCGGTCTCGGAAGGTTTTACTGGAAGCAATGAATATAAAGTACATTAGATCCACAACCGGTGAGGCATATCGACAGCATTGCCAGTCCAACAGGCGGATGTCAACTGCGTTACCATCCTAAaacgaaaacagaaaacatgTTGAGCAACTATTCGAGACATTTAGTGATTCATAATCCGTACCTCATATCTGTAAAGTAGATTATTATGCCAACAATCGCCATGTGCAATAACCGCGTACGGTTCGGCATTCTGGCCGTTGAGTAAATCGCGTGCCAATTCCGGCCACGAAAGAGTCAATACCTTTTTGGTTTTCTGATAAACTTCAGGTTCCTTCTGTTCATCCAAAAGTTCCATGGTTCTGGCGGCCATCTGAGAGTACCACGGTCCCATCACTGCATGAGCCTCCGGGATAGCCAAAATTTCCTTCATACTTCTGAATCGCTCGAACCTCGCCGGCTGCTGATCCTTCAGAGCAAACGAAGTCGCATGCAGACGAGCCAAAGCCTTCAACATCAGCTGATAATGCTCCAAACTCATGTCCCGGTGACGATCGACCATTTGAAATCCGACAGCTTTCAAATCCCGCATAAAAATAGCTTCCTCACGGTCAACGAAACTACTTTTCAGGCAGTGCGGAACCTGATGGAACGAATCTTCCCGGTTTAACCCTTTCGAACGATAAAATTCCCTCATCATGGgaaaaatctcttcgtaaacgcTGATCTCCCGTTCGAAGCAGGGACGTACGAAGAACTGATTTCGGCGTGCTTCATTTTGTGGCGGAAGTTTTGCTATAATGTTGACCTGTTTACCTGATCGCCTGCAAGTGGCCTGGGCTCGGTAGATCAAACAACTGTAGTTGTCACCTTTCTGGGAACCGGCCGTGATTTCCAGTGTGTGATCGTCCGTTTTCAGCTCAGCTCTTATCAATTCCAGTAGCAACCGTTGGCTAGCGGCCACAGGAAGCAGATCAGCAATTTCCTCCGGTGCcattttgctatttttttttcgacacgTTTTCCAGCAAATTCAGCGAAACAATGTCTTCGCAATCGGCTGCACTTTATCGATGATATCCGATCTAGTCAACGAATGCAAACACACTGATAGTGCACGGATGGGCACCTGAATTAGAACAATATTTGACTAGCACCGAGTAAAAAACGGGACTCGCTGTTTGTTCAAAAACTGAATGCGATTGCAGTTGCTACACATACTTTATATACGAGAGTTTTGAAGCCCGTCTGTACCTACTGGGAGATTGGATGGTTTCAAGCTCAACTAGCATCAGTTGGCGCAGCGTCGGTTGAATACTGATTGCTGAATGTGATGAAATTAAACGGTGGTTGTTTGTTGATTGAATTGGGAAGACGGGTTTGAGGGTGCGAGTTGGTGGTTCTCAGTGATACAGCGAAtagaacaaataaaataaaatctcgAAATCGATTGGGATGCTTAGTTTGATGTTAGATTGTGGATCGACCATGACTTAGAAAAGCAAGATCAGTCTTCATCTGAATGGTTGTTGCCGTAATTCTTTTTTGTTCATTCCAGTTGGATCCAAGTGGGCCATGTTAAACGATAATAACAGCAAGTCTGTCAATCACCGAAAGACTACACTGAAAATagtttgcacgctagcatcatgtgcaaagcatttgaactatcactactgagcaattccaggaatgagtagacgaaaaagtgacaaaatcagaatcgaccctctccgatttggatgaaactttgcacaaggcttcagtatggcaaaccataagttatgAACCGATccgactcaagactgatttttaaaaagagcgtatgtatttttgcatttcacaaaaattacctttttcaaatcgttgtaactccggaaaccgttaattgtacaaaaatagcgttcagaaagaagttgtagggatcgattgggcactctaaaaaaaatacactgaaaaatcaattttgatttttttctcgataattacaaaataatccgaaaaagttaaataaaaaaatatatcagggttttaattttttttgataatttttatcttaAAGCTGTTGTtagaacctacagattgatggctatcccatccgttccttttgaaaaatgaagaagttacagctaatacagtttacgggtgcatgcaaatgatcaagttcttctcgttgtaattcggaaaccgttaatcgtacaaaaatgacgtccaggaagaagttgtagggaatctgaaaaaatatacactaaaaaaatttgattttttttctcaataatttcaaaataaaccaaaaaaaatcatggtttcaattttgtttgaaaatttttatttcaaagctcttattaaaacctacagattgatggctatcccatccgtgccttttgaaaaataaagaagttacagctaaaacaatatacagatatattcgaaatttcatttaaattaaacagtagaatattatgttagatattcaaattttgttcgatatactgataatattagacaacagaatattattcgcatcatttgctacttagccatcgtagactagctggtgcaccttcttcacgttcctcattaaattccgtacagacttcttggcgacaagttttgacacttttttccaatctttttcgaactgttgaatggtttcggctgccgagacatgtttcctaagatgtgccttcgttaatgtccaaaattcctcaattgatcgaagttgtgagcaatttggtggattcatgtcttttgggacgaaaatgacatttttggtagtataccattctaccgttgatttcgagtagtggcaagaagcaagatctggccagaagacaacaggatccttgtggcttcgaatcatgggtagaagtcgttttttgtaaacattacttgatgtatatttcgctgttcattgaagcagtggtgatgaagggtttcgaaatcttaccgcagctacaaatcgcttgccagaccataactttcttaccaaatttttcgacttcaatcgatgtctcggactggtttaacacttgccctactcacaccgtataatattgtggtcccggcatggatttgtaatcgagtttcatgtaggtttcgtcgtccatgattatgcagttcaaatttccagcaagaatcgtattgtacagctttcgaaccatcggcctgatcgatgcttcttgtttcggactacgttttggttgtttctgcttcttataggttcgaagattcaaacgttctttagcacgaagaacacttgacttcaaagtgcccacttttttggccacatctcgaactgaaacctccttcttttgctcgaacgccttcagtatacgtttatccaactgagggttagtatGACCTTTttatcgacccgttttcggtttatcctcaaaggtgttatcctcaccgaacttcctaattgcatttcgcacgactttttcacttactccttccatttttgctatctttctcagtgacagtccgcgttctgtgcaccatttgtacacaatttttcaacgttgttctgctgaaagtccacccatttcgaaacaaactaatgaaaacgaataaacaactacacaagtggttagagaagagtgtaaacaacaggacgcagccataaaaattgacagattctgtaccattgcgaaatggcagcggtttttggttgcgttcatactttctgggacagtctttacaaaacgcctattagaccggttgttctctatggccacgggacctggactatgctggcagaggaccaacgcgccctcagtgttttcgaaagcaaGGTACTGattaccatctatggcggagtgcagatggaagacggaacgtgaagACGGCGTACGAATCACGAATTGGAGggagatctcagaagcatccgtgccttgagtggctggcgacgagcagccatggaccgagttatgtggagacgtatgcttgatacagcaaaggacaccccaggactatagctgttaggtaaggtaagtaacagTCCTGTACAATTCTTCACCTTCacatagaataacaacaaattttctttctatatgaaggtaacaaataattttgacactatttttgcaagagaaaaaacaacaacaaaccgatccagcaaactgaacgaatatttcgtgcagtgtGTCGCTCAACAATCGCTCAACAAACGCTCAACGACCATCAAAATAGAATTGCTTGCTGAGAGGGAATATactgaaacttttttttggGTCATTTGACTGAAAGTATAAGAAATagcacaaaaaaatgtttttgctaaATATCTGAAATTAGAAGGTTTTCTTTTCAGAGTCGAAATAGACGATCCATAGCCTAAGCAGCTTCCAGAATAAATTGAttagcttctatgcagcgagaaagttcacgcggagctTGTTGTTGGACATTTTCAGTAATTGTAATTTTTTGGTAGCTTTGGCTGTTTAGTGTAACCTTGAATATGTCCTCATCGAAATTACGAATATTATTCCAGTGGAGAATTGAAGGCATTGCTGACGATTCACCgtattaaaaaatttcgaattaaCTCTAAATTGAATGTACCCGGCATTTACGATGAACGTCAAACTTTCAAACTCAAAGAATTCAACAGCCTGTATCATCAaaccggaacaacaacattttattagaaacacaacagaaaaaaattacgaCTGTTTTCGTGCAAAACTACATATTTCTGCCTCCGGCTTGAACACCCCCTTTTTCGCTAAAAACGGTAACAGGCTCTCCATCGCCTTAATGTAGCGATCATTACCATACATGCGTTTCCGGAATTGTCTACCAGCTTCATCGTTTTGGTGCAAAACCTCAAAACTTGGTTCATCGGAAGAATCCATAAAACATAGGGCCATAACGCCAAAAATTGTTGATGCACCTGAAATTAAAGGTTGCACTTTTAGCAATTGTATAACAGTACCAAACGTAGGCCACGTACCGTAGACAAGTCTGTCGTAAAAATCGAATTGCAGTTGCTTCAATGTAGGGAGCCATTTTCCATAGTCAAGCAACACCAAGTTGTCAATGAGTTTTTCGTGGTAGTAACGGATGAAATAATTCAGTTTCGATAGCTTGATATCGGGCTTGACTGATGAAAACaggaaatagtttaaatcaagtaCCGGTGATCCGAAGAAACAGACTTGAAAGTCTATTAATCTACTCTGCTTCAAGATGTGCTGATTTTCATACTGGAACATAATATTATTGGCCCAAAAGTCTCCATGGTTCAGAACATTGAATCCAGTGTGGTCAACTGCAAGGCAATCCAAAGTTCGGCTAAATGCAACCGGTCGTAGCTTTTGAAGATCATTTATGCAATCCTTTGCAAACGAGTGCGCTTTAAGAGTTTCAATGCATGCATCGTAGGCTGGAGTGAACATAAATTCCATCACGGGAAGATTTCCCCTACTAAACAACCCCTCATTGAATAAGTTGGAGTAACCACCATGCTGCTCTGCATAGACAGCTGATGCGGCATGAAACTTTGCTAGAAGTTCAAGAATAGACTCCACTTGATTTGAGTCGAGCCCGTCCAGTCGATTTGCTACTCTATAGTTGATACTGCGAAGGTCTTCCATCACGATTATGTCATTGGGAATAGATTTGCAAACTTTCAGACAACGAGGTCCCAGCTCAACACTTAGCCCCTTCTTTTCGTACAATTCCTCAAAGGCTGGAATAATTCGGGTGTACATTTCAATTTCTTTATCGAACGGATTCAGTTGTTGGCAGAAATCGTCAGCCAAACCAGTAGGACGAGTTTTCACAACAACAGAAAATGTGTCTACTGATGACATTACTTTGTTATCTACTTCCAGTTTGGCTCGATACATGACCGATCCGTAGTTGTCGCCTTTCTGGGTAGCAATTTCAACCGACACTTGACGAATACTGAATTGATCTCGCTGTAGCTGAAGTTTCTTCTCAACAACTTCACCGAAGAACTCCTTGCGCAACCATCCTGGCAGAGTCAGGAAATCACTAACTATGCCACTGGGAGATTGATAACCACAGTGTCGCACATCGAACGCTCCGTGATCGAGCATGTAAGGCAAAATGTCCTTCATCTGTTTGACGAAGGCCGGGTTTCCGTACATTTTTTCCCGAAACATCTGACCGGCCTCACCCGCTGACAACAGCGTATCGATGGAAGCATTTTCATTTTTCTCCATCAGACAGATTGGCAACAGTCCCATACTAGTGGCGTAGCCATAAATGATGCGATCGTTGAATTCCAGGTGCAGTTCTTTCAGTGTCGGAACTCGTTTAGAATAACCAAGCAGTTCAAGATTTTCAATCAAGTGCTGATGGTAGAACGAAATCATACCATCTAAATGGAGGAATCGGTCTTCTCCTCTgacagaagaaaaaataaaatacagcAGGTCGATTACCGGTGATGACCAGAGTCCCATCTGGAAGTCTATCTACAgaagcaaaaaaataaataaaaataaaatgtgtTTGTCATGTTAGTACTAAAATACAATCTAATCACATCATGATCTACCTACTAGTATCAATTCGTCGATAGAGTTATCAGCATTATATCGGAACATCATATTGTTGCACCATGTGTCACCGTGATTCAGCACATTGAATCCGTTGGCCGAGGGTCGAGTTACATTGAGCAGCTCACGGAACATCGAAACACCGCCATCCACCTATGGAAGATTGACACGAAGACGCGCAGTTAGAAAACAGCAATTTTTAGCAATCATCTCATTCCCCAACACACACACCATCAAATCAGCATAAAAGTCACCATTTGGCCATGTGCGAACAACTTTGGTTACGGTTTCCATCTGCGTTTTGGAATGCTCTGCAAACATTGGTTCGGATCGTTCCGAGTACATTCCTTCCTTGAATTTGTCACTGTATTTTCCGTTCAGTTCATAATACATTGCGGAACCCGCATGAAATTGGGCCAACTTTTTCAAGAATACTTTCGTATGGGTTTGATCCAATTGCTCCCGGCGGTTAAccattttaaattgtttttcattcaaatcCTCCATCACCAATATATCGGTTGGTTCGTTGCTGTGTTTCCAGCATTTTGGTCCAAATGTCACCTGGATGCCCTTGGCAGCGTACAGCTGCTCAAAGCCAGGGATTAGTTTCGAGTAAACCTCAATCTCCTTAGGAAATACGTTCATCATCTGAATCATCTCCTCGGCCATACCAAAATTGCCGAGTGCTTTGACAATCAGTGGTAATGTTTGCGTTTTTCCATCCTCAAACCTAACTTCAACCGTTACGCGATAGAGCTTTGAAATGAAATTATCACCTGCCTCGGTGGCAGCTTGAACGATAAGATCTGATATGTTGAACTTATCTGCACTCAGTCCAAATTTGGTGGCCACCACGTCTTCAAAATATTCCTTTGTCATCCACGGAGGTCTATCAGCGGAGGCTCGTGCCATCTTGGTTGGCGTATTATTATTGACTGATGTGTCGTGCGGCCGTATACCTCCTATAAGACATAAAATCAAATTTTGATACTAGCCAAGTGATTAGACTCTAATCTACATGCGTGCCGCCATCCAGTGATGAACTCAcgaatggtttgaaatttttggcATTGCGCTCCAGTGGTACAGATCTAACGATGGTTTTGGGTATTTGAATCTGAAAGTCGACCCGCACCCGACAGGTTCAAGCTCACGAAGAAGCATTTCTGTCAGATTAGGGACGGActattcgaaattttcaatcgggtacgggtagggTTCGGGTTTAAGCATTTGCCTGTAGAAATTCGGATTTTGCAGAAGTAAAATACagtctatcgtttatagtcaaaattTCAATTAACTGAAACCCAACCCGAAAACAAATCCAACGGTCTCGGTCCAAGTTCTGGTTGAACTTTTAACTTTCGGGTTCGGATTATGATTTTTGTTGTTAATCGAGTACGGGCATCTCTAGTCATTGTCTAAAATATTAAAAGCACGAAAGCTTGGTACAACAACCACAACAGAAATCAAgatttcaaaaacaaacaattcaaaagttGTTGAATATATCACGCTAACAGTTGAGCACATACCGGAGGACTAGACAAATCCGGAATCGATTTGCATGAAGCAGCTTTTGTAGACTTTTATGCGCTCATtttgaacacggtgaaaaaaatattgattgaacAACCATTTCTGTTGATTTTCCTAGAATCGTACAGTCGCTTCTTCTGCTTTTCGAATGCTATCCATTGTCTCAGACACGAGACAGCAAGATGAAACATGaatcagtaatttttttttttttttttataaaattttttttattcaggccaatttgcgtacaagctttacgtggccgaatgagccatgtttttattagataaaataatttttttaccgttggatctcgttgtcaccctttttctagggggagaggagcttccatttttatcttgcgatgagtgaggggcactttgttcgtggctcgtctcgtcctccattgccgcatcggtggtatcgttgttggtttccgttttttcttcgttttccttgtaattcgcattcttgggatggttgttagttgctgtagacgcgccttgttgtgcattaattgcagttgttggtgggtttgatggtacaacaggagtactgcgctcactagtttccgttgttgggcggttgtccttatttttgtttaaagatgtcctttttgcagtttcagtgcaaggtttgccgtagtgtgcaggttgttcacaaaactgacatgtaaccagttgattttcatacgtaatcagcgttttacacggatgtatcccgtcttgatcacaaatgatgtaagatggaattgctttacgtagttgcatacgtactactcgcacgccattccggatacccggaaaaaaattccgccatacttccctttcgatggaaagaacttcaccgtactgcgacatacattcccgaacatacccctcgctggtctgcgggggaaggtcatgcacgcgtacttctatggcattgtccaccatgtacacagggattttatatttaacattgtcatgatcaatactgtgcaccccgttattaaccgaggcaaatgcaattgcatctttttcacgtttgaacataatgtacacacagttagacgccttgttgaattgaatctcacttacatcagtaacgtttagatgcattcgttctttaagtaggatttcaatttcatttgctgctggtctaactttgcagcgcttgaaatcaatacaaattgaatttggccttgtaggccaagtttcaggctttgttaaatcgtatttgcccatttcgtacactctattgttcactacactctattgtctttgtttctatcgtctcgaccgtaagcaattgtcgactgagtctgatgagatgccagcACGAACTGATGAATCAGTAATGTTTCAAgcctaaatttttttaaagactgtcccagaaagtatgaatgcaaccaaaaaccgctgccatttcgcaatggtacagaatctgtcaatttttatggctgttgtttacactcttctctaaccacttgtgcagttgtttattcgttttcattagtttgtttcgaaatgggaggactttcagcagaacaacgttgaaaaattgtgtgcaaatggtgcacagaacgcggactgtcactgagaaagatagcaaaaatggaaggagtaagtgaaaaagccgtgcgaaatgcaattaggaagttcggtgaggataacaccattgaggataaaccgaaaacgggtcgataaAAAggtcataacagatcggctgaaaagttcgtatcgtttctatgagagggcgccactagaattaaatcaataccattttcagttagtaccaacctttaaaagatacgtgttaaaatttgacagctgtctgattattagtttatgagatattgcattttaagtgaagctacttcacaataaaaaatggaaaaaagggatttcgtgtgttgatgaaacactactttttgatgaaaaaaagtgccgccgatacccaaaaatggcttgatgagtgttatccagactctgcaccgtgcGAAGCaaaaattcgtaagtggtttgcaaaatttcgtactggtcatatgagcaccgaagacgatgaacgcagtggacgtccaaaagaggctgttatctatgaaaacgtgaaaaaaaaccacaaaatgattttcaatgaccgtaaagtgaagttgatcgagatagctgacaccctaaagatatcaaaggaacgtgttggacatattatttacGAATATGTGGATATGaggaagctttgtgcaaaatgggtgccgcgtgagctcacaatcgatcaaaaacaacaacgaattgatgattctgagcagtgtttggagctgttatatcgaaataaaaccgatttttttcgtcgatatatatggacgaaacatggctccatcactgcactccggagtccaatcgacagtcagctgagtggactgcacgcgatgaatcgaacccaaagcgtggaaagactcaacaatcggccggtaaggttatggcgtctgtattttgggattcgcatggtataattttcatcgactaccttgaaaaggaaaaaaccatcaacagtgactattatatagcgttattagagcgtttgaaggacgaaatttaaaaaaaaaacga
This genomic window contains:
- the LOC131430350 gene encoding uncharacterized protein LOC131430350 isoform X2, whose protein sequence is MAPEEIADLLPVAASQRLLLELIRAELKTDDHTLEITAGSQKGDNYSCLIYRAQATCRRSGKQVNIIAKLPPQNEARRNQFFVRPCFEREISVYEEIFPMMREFYRSKGLNREDSFHQVPHCLKSSFVDREEAIFMRDLKAVGFQMVDRHRDMSLEHYQLMLKALARLHATSFALKDQQPARFERFRSMKEILAIPEAHAVMGPWYSQMAARTMELLDEQKEPEVYQKTKKVLTLSWPELARDLLNGQNAEPYAVIAHGDCWHNNLLYRYEDGNAVDIRLLDWQCCRYASPVVDLMYFIFIASSKTFRDRHYDQLLDFYHRTLTDFMRRLGSDPERLFPRKAFDQQLLRFGRIGLIMATIGLPIINTKNEDVPDLEKWAEQVETGFDVSKSFGSGGMEAIYRQNMTDCCRDMH
- the LOC131430350 gene encoding uncharacterized protein LOC131430350 isoform X1; its protein translation is MAPEEIADLLPVAASQRLLLELIRAELKTDDHTLEITAGSQKGDNYSCLIYRAQATCRRSGKQVNIIAKLPPQNEARRNQFFVRPCFEREISVYEEIFPMMREFYRSKGLNREDSFHQVPHCLKSSFVDREEAIFMRDLKAVGFQMVDRHRDMSLEHYQLMLKALARLHATSFALKDQQPARFERFRSMKEILAIPEAHAVMGPWYSQMAARTMELLDEQKEPEVYQKTKKVLTLSWPELARDLLNGQNAEPYAVIAHGDCWHNNLLYRYEDGNAVDIRLLDWQCCRYASPVVDLMYFIFIASSKTFRDRHYDQLLDFYHRTLTDFMRRLGSDPERLFPRKAFDQQLLRFGRIGLIMATIGLPIINTKNEDVPDLEKWAEQVETGFDVSKSFGSGGMEAIYRQNMTDCCRDMVPALKKLTFNSAMMALICGLFIKVFAPWVNRIVSSVSLISSGRGLTQASRVRYEFKFNESCSTELRILSR
- the LOC131432223 gene encoding uncharacterized protein LOC131432223, with protein sequence MARASADRPPWMTKEYFEDVVATKFGLSADKFNISDLIVQAATEAGDNFISKLYRVTVEVRFEDGKTQTLPLIVKALGNFGMAEEMIQMMNVFPKEIEVYSKLIPGFEQLYAAKGIQVTFGPKCWKHSNEPTDILVMEDLNEKQFKMVNRREQLDQTHTKVFLKKLAQFHAGSAMYYELNGKYSDKFKEGMYSERSEPMFAEHSKTQMETVTKVVRTWPNGDFYADLMVDGGVSMFRELLNVTRPSANGFNVLNHGDTWCNNMMFRYNADNSIDELILIDFQMGLWSSPVIDLLYFIFSSVRGEDRFLHLDGMISFYHQHLIENLELLGYSKRVPTLKELHLEFNDRIIYGYATSMGLLPICLMEKNENASIDTLLSAGEAGQMFREKMYGNPAFVKQMKDILPYMLDHGAFDVRHCGYQSPSGIVSDFLTLPGWLRKEFFGEVVEKKLQLQRDQFSIRQVSVEIATQKGDNYGSVMYRAKLEVDNKVMSSVDTFSVVVKTRPTGLADDFCQQLNPFDKEIEMYTRIIPAFEELYEKKGLSVELGPRCLKVCKSIPNDIIVMEDLRSINYRVANRLDGLDSNQVESILELLAKFHAASAVYAEQHGGYSNLFNEGLFSRGNLPVMEFMFTPAYDACIETLKAHSFAKDCINDLQKLRPVAFSRTLDCLAVDHTGFNVLNHGDFWANNIMFQYENQHILKQSRLIDFQVCFFGSPVLDLNYFLFSSVKPDIKLSKLNYFIRYYHEKLIDNLVLLDYGKWLPTLKQLQFDFYDRLVYGASTIFGVMALCFMDSSDEPSFEVLHQNDEAGRQFRKRMYGNDRYIKAMESLLPFLAKKGVFKPEAEICSFARKQS